A genomic region of Caenorhabditis elegans chromosome V contains the following coding sequences:
- the srxa-11 gene encoding Serpentine Receptor, class T (Predicted) has protein sequence MISIVRWIVYGSYTLVLIFSTTFLIFFYWTIRTYKKNDKLPTIYIYTMILCNFGLIFRGFLDGVIPEIISKDAYYWFHNPTGIYLNVFNDFVYYFPMTLTILTLAHRIYLVFFPIGKAFDSEYLKWYCFAFSMMLLTVMLIPFFSACAGSFDYYLFAFRSGCPPKVHWITQFLASYFWIVPVVCMVLNIILIFHMSLKSKKNNQMSQNSASARQAQERRLLIQSIALTTFILSHEIASFITELYIEEFFSLPELTQRAILCGRAAVVDLVCFFIYFIVTPSTRRILLEKTNTVNGKKNSVTRVKNCT, from the exons ATGATCTCTATTGTACGATGGATTGTCTACGGATCTTATACActtgttctaattttttccaccacatttctgatatttttctaCTGGACAATTAGAACTTATAAGAAAAATG ATAAACTTCCAACGATTTACATTTATACCATGATCCTTTGCAATTTTGGTTTAATTTTTCGAGGATTTCTTGATGGTGTGATTCCTGAAATAATTAGCAAGGATGCGTATTACt GGTTTCATAATCCAACTGGAAtatatttgaatgttttcaatgACTTTGTCTACTATTTTCCAATGACTCTCACCATTCTCACTTTGGCTCACAGAATCTACCTTGTATTCTTCCCAATTGGAAAAGCATTTGATAGTGAATATCTGAAATGGTACTGTTTTGCATTTTCG aTGATGCTTCTAACTGTAATgcttattccatttttctccgCATGTGCAGGGAGCTTTGATTATTATTTGTTTGCTTTTAGATCAGGTTGTCCACCAAAAGTTCATTgg ataACACAATTTCTTGCGTCGTACTTTTGGATCGTACCAGTTGTCTGCATGGTTTTGAACATTATTCTCATATTTCATATgtcattaaaatcaaaaaagaataatCAAATGTCTCAGAACA GTGCAAGTGCTCGGCAAGCACAAGAAAGAAGGCTTTTGATTCAATCAATTGCACTGACCACGTTTATACTGAGCCACGAAATTGCGTCTTTTATTACTGAGTTGTACATA GAAGAATTTTTCTCACTTCCGGAACTAACACAGCGAGCAATATTATGTGGCCGTGCGGCAGTGGTTGACTTAGTTTgcttttttatatattttatcgTAACACCTTCAACTCGTCGAATTCTACTTGAGAAGACAAATACTGTCAATGGAAAAAAGAATAGTGTAACCAGAGTGAAGAATTGCACATGA
- the srxa-12 gene encoding G_PROTEIN_RECEP_F1_2 domain-containing protein (Confirmed by transcript evidence) — MVLLFYILFSLMMFTALCISLILMISVYTYKRKDQLPVVYIYLMIACSIGCCFVEFQSDIIPYFMKRKAYMWMYSNLGESFTLFDTFVYIYPMFLTVLMVSERIYCILYPFGKAFTNKKLWCYCFLIAIVLLSILLIPFFGGCADNYSFYDFDYTSECEPDNHIVTYIIDNYSRLFPVLCLFLNIGIILYLSKRRKKMENPAMKKLRTRQSHDRTLLIQSIAATIFLLIYEIMDTLTDFFSDYFDALPTFTQRVIYYLQAGIVAYTGFFIYFVCTSSTRQIVIEQVARLFGRKRMQQGRTGLSIRDVSTF, encoded by the exons ATGGTACtacttttctatattttattttctctcatGATGTTTACTGCTCTATGTATTTCTTTAATACTGATGATTTCAGTGTACACTTACAAACGAAAAG ATCAACTGCCAGTTGTCTACATTTATTTAATGATTGCATGTAGTATAGGATGCTgttttgtggaatttcaaaGCGATATAATTCCTTACTTTATGAAACGGAAAGCATATATGT ggaTGTACAGTAATCTAGGAGAATCTTTTACATTATTTGATACATTTGTGTATATTTATCCGATGTTTCTCACAGTTTTGATGGTTTCCGAAAGAATATATTGTATCCTTTATCCATTTGGAAAAGCatttacaaacaaaaaactttggtGTTATTGTTTTCTCATAGCT atagttcttctttcaattttactaATACCATTCTTTGGTGGATGTGCTGACAACTACTCGTTTTATGATTTTGATTACACTTCCGAATGTGAACCTGACAATCATATT gtaaCATATATAATTGATAACTATTCAAGATTGTTTCCAGTCCTTTGTCtctttttaaatattggaaTAATCTTATATTTATCCAAGCgaagaaagaaaatggaaaatccaGCAATGAAAA AACTGAGAACACGTCAGAGCCATGATAGAACACTGCTTATTCAATCAATTGCGGCGACCATTTTTCTGTTGATTTATGAGATAATGGATAcattaacggattttttcagt gATTACTTTGATGCTCTTCCCACATTCACACAAAGAGTAATATATTATCTTCAAGCTGGTATCGTTGCTTATACTGGTTTCTTTATATACTTTGTATGTACATCGTCAACGCGTCAAATAGTAATTGAGCAGGTTGCTCGTTTATTCGGTAGAAAGAGGATGCAACAAGGAAGAACTGGGCTCAGTATTAGAGACGTCTCTACATTTTGA
- the srxa-13 gene encoding Serpentine Receptor, class XA (Predicted) produces MALLFYILFSLMIFIAFAFSLLLLVSVYRYKQKDRIPVVYIYQMTACSIGVCFVELQSDIVPFFLKKKTYMWIYRNLGESFTLFDNFIYAYPMFLTILMISERIYCIIYPFGRAFTSKKLWLYCLGLAMFLLILFFIPFFGGCADNYSFYDFDYTSECDPDDHPITLMFDEYARYLPVICLFLNFGVIYHISKRRKRFRNTTTREPNVRQTHEKTLLIQAISSTIFLLIYEIGYVATEQFSDFFDSLPKFTQRVIYYLQAGLVAYTSFFVYFVCTSSVRKIVIDNVYGIFKIKRIQPVTPSTTLF; encoded by the exons ATGGCTTtgttattttatattttattttccctTATGATATTTATTGCTTTCGCATTCTCATTATTGCTACTTGTGTCTGTCTACAGATATAAACAAAAAG ATCGAATTCCAGTAGTGTATATTTATCAAATGACTGCTTGTAGCATTGGTGTTTGTTTTGTGGAACTACAAAGTGACATTGtcccattttttcttaaaaagaAAACGTATATGT gGATCTACAGAAATTTGGGAGAATCATTCACtttatttgacaattttatcTACGCGTATCCAATGTTTCTCACAATTTTAATGATATCCGAACGAATTTATTGCATCATTTATCCGTTTGGAAGAGCTTTCACATCTAAAAAGTTATGGCTCTATTGCCTTGGTCTAGCT ATGTTTCTATTGATTCTCTTTTTTATCCCATTTTTCGGAGGCTGCGCGGACAACTACTCGTTCTATGATTTTGACTACACGTCCGAATGTGATCCAGATGATCATCCT ATCACTTTGATGTTTGATGAATACGCAAGATACCTTCCCGtgatttgtttatttttaaactttggaGTTATTTATCATATTTCTAAACGAAGAAAAAGGTTCCGGAATACGACCACAAGAG AACCAAATGTGCGTCAAACTCACGAGAAAACACTGCTCATCCAGGCAATTTCTTCAACTATTTTTCTCTTGATATACGAGATTGGATACGTAGCTACAGAACAATTCAGC gacTTTTTTGATTCTTTACCAAAGTTTACACAAAGGGTGATATATTATCTTCAAGCTGGTTTGGTGGCTTACaccagtttttttgtttattttgtgTGTACTTCATCCGTTCGTAAAATTGTGATAGACAACGTGTAtggaatatttaaaatcaagaGAATTCAACCAGTGACACCGTCTACCacattattttga
- the C06B3.16 gene encoding uncharacterized protein (Confirmed by transcript evidence): MFSIYNNEQSKRMKNFYPKGFKLDLCSIPLMMTAEHERINLGYCGNTCCYVKAQLLELILRRKCQSNVAYGRSI, encoded by the exons ATGTTTTCGATATACAATAATGAACAATCAAAACGGATGAAAA ATTTCTACCCAAAAGGGTTCAAACTAGATCTTTGCTCGATTCCTCTGATGATGACAGCTGAACACGAGAGAATCAATTTGGGATACTGCGGAAACACTTGCTG CTATGTAAAGGCGCAACTCCTCGAATTAATTCTCAGAAGGAAATGTCAGTCAAATGTTGCTTATGGGAGATCAATTTGA
- the R10D12.1 gene encoding Major facilitator superfamily (MFS) profile domain-containing protein (Confirmed by transcript evidence) translates to MTADKVAPLPQKGVAVAIPDTKSSNDDSKDQPGYVRYLIMISTMLCLTSLMSNVVCFNFTVLCMPGSGETGELVGNRTHFVGYTRQEKTVLLSTVAIGAVCGVFPVIIGISKLGLKKVFMTSGVLTAISTFLIPILAPLHFHLFIMLRFVQGLSYAACFPAVGAITSSWASLAQQGLFIAALTTFGQTSSIFSMPVAGELCTSVFGWKSVFYLHAIISLVVFTIWFALFTDSPEDNKLVRPAELAEIEFGKSEDEIHEHSNTPYLEILTTPSVWGIWIGAFGDLIAVQLIHIYSPVFLHDVGGYSFEKTGFAAAVPVLFQFFVKMFAGHSSDKVHGISETTKLRIYNTIALGASAIFLVSLGFVKQGQGVLGLVLMTLATGMFGFNGGGFSKCAALVSRQYNHFVMAIQQILVCLSMIVCPIIVSTILQHGTTAEWRIVFFVHAAILLICNAIFCWLATAKPAPWTDRTIKHSATKNTPLYQTKV, encoded by the exons atgacagCAGACAAAGTTGCACCTTTACCACAAAAAGGAGTGGCAGTGGCAATTCCAGACACAAAATCGAGCAACGATGACTCGAAGG ATCAACCCGGATATGTTCGTTATCTGATCATGATTTCTACAATGCTCTGTCTAACTTCTCTTATGTCTAATGTCGTATGCTTCAATTTTACCGTACTCTGCATGCCAGGATCTGGAGAAACTGGAGAACTTGTCGGAAATCGAACTCATTTTGTTGGTTACACACGACAGGAAAAGACAGTTCTTCTGAGTACGGTAGCAATTGGAGCAGTATGTGGAGTATTTCCTGTTATCATTGGAATCTCTAAACTAGGactgaaaaaagtgtttatgACATCTGGAGTTTTAACTGCGATCTCGACGTTTTTGATTCCAATCTTGGCTCCTCTTCACTTTCACTTGTTCATCATGCTCCGATTTGTCCAAGGACTCTCTTATGCCGCATGCTTCCCAGCAGTTGGAGCAATTACTTCTTCCTGGGCATCACTTGCTCAACAAGGACTTTTTATTGCTGCACTCACAACTTTCGGACAAacatcttcaattttctcaatgcCTGTCGCTGGAGAATTGTGCACTTCGGTGTTTGGCTGGAAATCGGTATTTTATCTCCACGCAATCATTTCATTGGTTGTGTTCACAATTTGGTTCGCACTTTTCACTGATTCTCCAG aagacaACAAGCTTGTTCGGCCTGCAGAACTTGCAGAAATTGAGTTCGGAAAATCAGAAGACGAGATCCATGAGCATTCAAACACCCCTTATTTGGAAATTCTCACAACTCCTTCAGTCTGGGGAATCTGGATTGGAGCATTCGGAGATCTTATTGCTGTTCAACTGATTCACATTTATTCCCCAGTATTCCTTCATGATGTCGGTGGTTATTCATTCGAGAAAACCGGATTCGCCGCTGCAGTTCCAGTTCTGTTCCAGTTCTTCGTCAAAATGTTCGCAGGACATTCGAGTGACAAGGTACATGGTATTTCTGAAACCACAAAACTTCGAATCTATAACACAATTGCTCTCGGAGCCAGTGCAATCTTTTTGGTGTCTCTTGGATTTGTGAAGCAAGGACAAGGAGTATTGGGATTGGTATTGATGACTTTGGCAACTGGAATGTTTGGATTCAATGGAGGAGGTTTCAGTAAG TGTGCTGCTCTTGTCTCTCGCCAATACAATCACTTTGTAATGGCAATTCAACAAATTCTTGTCTGCTTGTCAATGATCGTATGTCCCATCATCGTTTCCACAATTCTACAACATGGAACTACAGCCGAATGGAGAATCGTATTCTTTGTGCATGCTGCAATTCTGCTTATTTGTAATGCCATCTTCTGCTGGCTGGCAACTGCAAAACCTGCTCCATGGACTGATAGAACTATCAAACATTCTGCTACAAAGAATACACCACTCTATCAGACAAAAGTTTAA
- the srw-145 gene encoding G-protein coupled receptors family 1 profile domain-containing protein (Confirmed by transcript evidence): MFEFSYFFSFLSDHEYTVCFFSFIINIVHLLILTRKYMRTASIYVLLIGVCIAELYLMFLPLKQKLEEFLESRMKCPLPSSIFQIYISRIVFSTGDNMSRLSIWLCVLFALVRVIVLQKINDNRFQILSAPGFGWILIFFSFILSGIMSISHYYKDHIEEVGLCIPQPGCESLSVSQIYQYHLVISELYTFGNGIFAKLFFLSNGIFTLILPCSVILIIIVFLIKEIIKSKKKHIERTVNPHHMRNEKTTILVTILSIVEFSFLLSSGLIFIVEIVFGRNTLEIINYANISLRWIFALKSSTRCFLCVLFSCRYRNAIRRMFGFKDAIAVMNQHKPSMAPPSPSLQRSASSNMPPSSPKMESSL; encoded by the exons atgtttgagttCAGCTATTTCTTTTCCTTTCTTTCGGACCACGAATATACGGTTTGCTTCTTCAGTTTTATAATTAACATAGTTCATTTATTGATTCTTACAAGAAAATATATGCGAACTGCTTCTATTTATGTTTTGTTAATTGGAGTATGCATAGCAGAGTTATATCTAATGTTCCTTCcgttgaaacaaaaacttgaagaatTTCTGGAATCACGGATGAAATG CCCTCTTCcttcttcaatatttcaaatctaCATCAGTCGAATAGTTTTCTCAACTGGTGATAACATGTCCCGTTTATCAATTTGGCTTTGCGTACTTTTTGCATTGGTTCGAGTGATCGTACTCCAGAAAATAAATGACAATCGATTTCAAATACTATCAGCTCCGGGATTTGGATGGattcttatatttttcagttttattttaagTGGGATTATGTCTATTTCCCATTATTACAAAGATCATATTGAGGAAGTTGGGCTATGTATACCACAGCCGGG TTGTGAATCGTTATCTGTAAGTCAAATATATCAATACCATTTAGTAATTTCTGAATTATATACATTTGGAAATGGTATATttgccaaattatttttcctttcAAATGGAATTTTTACATTAATACTTCCTTGTTcagttattttaattattattgttttcttGATCAAAGAgattataaaatcaaaaaaaaagcatatcGAGAGAACTGTAAATCCTCATCACATGAGAaacgaaaaaacaacaattctAGTGACTATTCTGtcaattgttgaattttcctTTCTTCTGTCTTCCGGGTTAATTTTCATTGTGGAGATAGTTTTTGGAAGGAATACTTT AGAAATTATCAATTACGCAAATATTAGTCTGAGATGGATTTTTGCTCTCAAATCATCAACTCGATGTTTTCTCTGTGTCTTGTTTTCTTGCCGTTACCGTAACGCAATTCGAAGGATGTTCGGGTTTAAAGATGCAATT GCGGTCATGAATCAGCACAAACCTAGCATGGCTCCACCATCACCGTCGTTACAAAGATCAGCTTCTTCAAATATGCCTCCGAGCAGTCCAAAGATGGAGTCTAGCTTATAA
- the dpr-1 gene encoding Nuclear receptor domain-containing protein (Partially confirmed by transcript evidence), with amino-acid sequence MDQSNSDQTNEVARTCLVCTITENVRFHFGSTTCLACASFFRRTVSLKIQYVCKQSNNCIVSHAVRSGCRSCRFQNCLKSGMKTNMVRGKRDINKVPKYIRESMQQGDNMTVRNYTTSTLETLHGFPKQEELELPVVKEDAPNLLIVSPDQLLDYYLDLNEKEPLPLSKIHLNTLGQLNQQNHVESEFICKNCPGTDLISTEDKMILIQYVKFANLWLDALWDELHAKDKQDKQNLVHCGEFADYDRLFSTFISNLYESVGQFLCNLNLDIVEYSALKSFVIWKLGVVDFSITLKIVAQEHYLGVSAALIEYYKTEKNMEEMEIAVRFADLTLLLGPIFNSYKEMVNLYEEIRTFV; translated from the exons atggatcAATCTAATTCTG ATCAAACCAACGAAGTAGCCCGAACATGTCTGGTTTGTACTATCACAGAAAATGTTCGATTCCACTTCGGTTCGACTACGTGCTTGGCTTGTGCTTCATTTTTCCGCAGGActgtttctctgaaaattcaatatgtGTGTAAACAGTCAAATAATTGCATTGTTTCGCATG ctgtAAGAAGTGGATGCCGGTCGTGCCGTTTtcagaattgtctgaaatctGGAATGAAAACTAATa TGGTTCGAGGGAAACGAGACATCAATAAAGTTCCCAAGTACATCCGAGAGTCGATGCAACAAGGAGATAACATGACTGTTCGAA ACTACACAACATCCACATTGGAAACTCTTCATGGCTTTCCAAAACAAGAAGAGTTAGAGCTACCGGTTGTCAAGGAAGATGCTCCGAACCTGTTGATAGTTTCGCCCGATCAACTTTTAGATTACTATTTAGACCTGAATGAAAAAGAGCCGCTCCCATTGAGCAAGATCCATCTCAACACGCTTGGTCAACTAAATCAACAAAACCACGTGGAATCAgaatttatttgtaaaaactgCCCAGGAACTGATTTAATAAGTACAGAAGATAAAATGATATTAATTCAATACGTGAAATTTGCAAATCTTTGGCTGGACGCCTTATGGGATGAACTTCATGCGAAAGACAAACAAGACAAACAGAATTTAGTCCACTGTGGAGAATTTGCTGACTACGACAG ACTCTTCTCTACATTCATTTCAAACCTTTACGAAAGCGTTGGTCAGTTTCTGTGTAATCTAAATCTTGACATTGTTGAATATTCCGCCCTCAAATCGTTTGTCATCTGGAAACTTGGAGTTGTAGATTTTAGTATAACCCTGAAAATTGTTGCCCAAGAGCACTATCTTGGAGTTTCCGCTGCATTAATCGAATATTATAAA actgaaaaaaatatggaagagATGGAAATTGCAGTTAGATTTGCTGATTTGACACTTTTACTCGGACCAATTTTT AACAGCTACAAGGAAATGGTGAACCTTTACGAAGAGATTCGaacatttgtttga